One window of Chryseobacterium indologenes genomic DNA carries:
- a CDS encoding DUF1772 domain-containing protein, which produces MKMTTLVLIITAVLTALIGGLFYAYSCSVVLGLGKLSDVEYLKAMQNINREILNPVFFMSFMGTAILLPVSAFLFRGHQPAFIFLLLAALAYLIGVFGVTVAGNVPMNEALDKFDISGSATEVIRQMRDNFENRWNFLNNIRTVFSVVSIIFVVCACIWNREV; this is translated from the coding sequence ATGAAAATGACAACACTCGTATTGATCATTACTGCTGTCCTCACTGCTCTGATAGGAGGACTTTTCTATGCTTATTCATGTTCTGTAGTTCTCGGACTGGGAAAACTTTCTGATGTGGAATATCTGAAAGCAATGCAGAACATCAACCGGGAAATTCTGAACCCCGTTTTCTTCATGAGCTTTATGGGAACAGCTATTCTCCTTCCGGTATCTGCCTTTTTATTCCGCGGACATCAGCCTGCTTTTATTTTTCTCCTGCTGGCTGCGCTGGCTTATCTGATCGGGGTTTTTGGAGTGACAGTTGCCGGAAATGTTCCGATGAATGAAGCGCTGGATAAGTTTGATATTTCCGGTTCTGCAACAGAAGTGATCAGGCAGATGCGTGATAATTTTGAAAACAGATGGAATTTTCTGAATAATATAAGAACAGTCTTTTCTGTCGTTTCCATCATTTTTGTGGTGTGTGCCTGTATCTGGAACAGGGAAGTTTGA
- a CDS encoding DUF692 family multinuclear iron-containing protein, translating into MKKPLLGISMMAEVDFVSAVLPLLQNNTIDVLEWSFDTLYHNNEPDWLRDLLNFYAENNRLIGHGVYYSLFDARWTERQEEWLQKLKEEVSLRRYNHITEHFGFMNTENFHQGVPLPVSLHPKTLQIGKDRLYRLQEAVDIPVGIENLAFSFSVDDVKEQGVFLDKLTEDTNGFLILDLHNIYCQSCNFGVEMQEIIDLYPLDKVKEIHLSGGSWQESVYGKKQVRRDTHDDVIPEEIFSVLPPVLAKCQNLEYSIIERLGHTLKTEGNKENFLNDFNKVKAIIEASDGKEKEKRSWNKRQIQLPEKPLEDLALFEEQSRLTRLLFDGAGAGIIKDQDFHYFKTENWDHEMILTAQNIIKKWNPY; encoded by the coding sequence ATGAAAAAACCACTATTAGGAATATCAATGATGGCAGAAGTTGATTTTGTTTCTGCTGTTTTACCGTTGCTGCAGAACAACACTATTGATGTTCTGGAATGGTCCTTTGATACTCTTTATCACAACAATGAGCCGGATTGGCTTCGTGATCTGCTGAACTTTTATGCAGAAAACAACCGTTTGATAGGACATGGCGTTTATTATTCCCTGTTTGATGCAAGATGGACAGAAAGGCAGGAAGAATGGCTGCAAAAGCTAAAAGAAGAAGTCAGCCTAAGAAGGTATAACCATATCACGGAACATTTTGGTTTCATGAACACTGAAAACTTTCATCAGGGAGTGCCATTGCCGGTATCTCTGCATCCCAAAACTTTACAGATAGGAAAAGACAGGCTGTACAGGCTTCAGGAGGCTGTGGATATTCCTGTAGGTATAGAGAATCTGGCCTTTTCATTTTCCGTTGATGATGTCAAAGAACAGGGGGTATTTCTGGATAAACTAACGGAAGATACCAATGGTTTTCTGATTCTTGATCTTCATAATATTTATTGTCAATCCTGTAATTTTGGAGTGGAAATGCAGGAAATAATTGATTTATACCCTTTGGATAAGGTGAAAGAGATTCATCTTTCCGGAGGAAGCTGGCAGGAGAGTGTGTATGGAAAAAAGCAGGTGAGGAGAGACACTCATGATGATGTCATTCCTGAAGAGATTTTTTCTGTTTTACCCCCTGTTTTAGCAAAATGTCAAAATCTGGAATATAGTATTATTGAAAGACTGGGCCATACGCTGAAAACAGAAGGGAACAAAGAAAACTTCCTGAATGATTTCAATAAAGTTAAAGCAATAATTGAAGCTTCAGATGGGAAAGAGAAAGAAAAGAGGAGTTGGAACAAGCGGCAAATACAACTTCCGGAGAAACCTTTAGAAGATCTGGCATTATTTGAAGAACAATCGAGGCTTACAAGGCTTCTTTTTGATGGGGCAGGAGCTGGGATCATCAAAGATCAGGATTTTCATTATTTTAAAACAGAGAACTGGGATCACGAAATGATTCTTACGGCCCAGAATATTATTAAAAAATGGAATCCTTATTAA
- the rpe gene encoding ribulose-phosphate 3-epimerase: MKTKLIAPSLLSADFGNLQRDIEMLNNSQADWFHIDVMDGRFVPNISFGFPVMKTIQQHAKKFVDVHLMIVEPEKYVDEFINHGADLISVHYEACTHLHRTIHHIQSKGVKAGVVLNPSTPVLMLEDIIADVDLVLLMSVNPGFGGQKFIENTYKKIAETKDLILSNNSTALIEIDGGVNLDNASKLFEAGADVLVAGNAVFSAESPERTIELLKI; this comes from the coding sequence ATGAAAACGAAGCTTATTGCTCCATCCCTTTTATCAGCAGACTTTGGGAACCTGCAAAGAGATATTGAAATGCTGAACAACTCTCAGGCCGACTGGTTTCACATTGATGTGATGGACGGCAGATTTGTACCCAACATTTCATTTGGTTTTCCGGTAATGAAAACCATTCAGCAGCATGCCAAAAAATTTGTAGATGTTCACCTGATGATTGTGGAACCTGAGAAATATGTTGATGAATTCATCAATCATGGTGCGGACCTTATTTCTGTTCATTACGAAGCATGTACTCACCTTCACAGAACGATTCACCACATTCAGAGCAAAGGAGTAAAAGCAGGTGTTGTTTTAAATCCTTCCACTCCGGTATTAATGCTTGAAGACATCATTGCAGATGTGGATCTGGTATTGTTAATGAGCGTAAATCCAGGATTTGGAGGACAGAAATTCATTGAAAACACTTACAAAAAGATTGCTGAAACTAAGGACCTGATCTTAAGCAACAACTCTACAGCACTTATCGAAATTGACGGTGGAGTGAATCTTGACAACGCTTCTAAGCTTTTTGAAGCCGGAGCTGATGTTCTTGTGGCAGGAAATGCTGTTTTCTCTGCAGAAAGCCCTGAGAGAACTATTGAACTTCTAAAGATTTAA
- a CDS encoding nucleoside-diphosphate kinase has product MSNITFTMIKPDAVADGHIGAILGKIAEGGFKIKALKLTQLTVADAKKFYEVHAERPFYGELVEFMSSGPIVAAVLEKDNAVEDFRTLIGATNPAEAAEGTIRKMFARSIGENAVHGSDSDENALIEAQFHFSGREIF; this is encoded by the coding sequence ATGTCTAACATTACATTCACTATGATTAAGCCTGATGCAGTTGCTGACGGACATATCGGTGCTATATTGGGTAAGATTGCTGAAGGAGGTTTTAAAATCAAAGCTTTAAAATTAACTCAGCTTACAGTTGCTGATGCAAAAAAATTCTATGAAGTACATGCTGAAAGACCATTTTATGGGGAGTTGGTAGAATTCATGAGCTCTGGTCCTATCGTTGCAGCAGTTTTAGAAAAAGACAATGCAGTTGAAGACTTCAGAACATTAATTGGTGCTACTAACCCTGCAGAAGCAGCTGAAGGTACAATCAGAAAGATGTTTGCAAGAAGCATCGGAGAAAATGCAGTTCACGGTTCAGATTCTGACGAGAATGCATTAATCGAAGCTCAGTTCCATTTTTCAGGAAGAGAGATTTTCTAA
- a CDS encoding M42 family peptidase produces the protein MKFEKKSLKFLEKYLNTSSPTGYEHKGQEVWMDYIRPYVDKIEVDHYGTCYGIINPEAEFKVVIEAHADEISWYVNYITDDGLIYVIRNGGSDQTIAPSKVVHIHGENGIVKGVFGWPAIHTRTNQNEPTPKIENIFIDCGATSKKEVEEMGIFVGCMITYPDEFFEMNDRYFVCRALDNRIGGFMIAEVARLLKENKKSIPFGLYITNSVQEEVGLYGADMIADTIKPNIAIVTDVTHDTTTPMIEKKKEGDQKCGAGPVVFFAPSVHHTIRELIIDTAKTKKIPFQRAASSRATGTDTDAFAHSNGGVPSALISLPLRYMHTTVEMVSKEDVGNVIKLIYETVLKIKPEMKLKYH, from the coding sequence ATGAAATTTGAAAAGAAATCTTTGAAATTTTTAGAGAAATATTTAAATACTTCATCACCAACAGGCTACGAACATAAAGGGCAAGAAGTCTGGATGGACTATATCAGACCTTATGTTGATAAAATAGAAGTAGACCATTATGGAACCTGTTATGGCATTATCAATCCGGAAGCTGAATTTAAAGTAGTGATTGAAGCACATGCTGATGAAATTTCATGGTACGTCAATTATATTACGGATGACGGATTAATCTATGTAATCAGAAACGGGGGCTCTGATCAAACAATCGCTCCTTCAAAAGTTGTACATATTCACGGAGAAAACGGGATTGTAAAAGGAGTATTCGGATGGCCGGCTATTCACACGAGAACGAATCAGAATGAGCCTACTCCGAAAATCGAAAACATCTTCATCGACTGTGGTGCTACTTCCAAAAAAGAAGTGGAGGAAATGGGAATCTTTGTAGGATGTATGATTACTTACCCGGACGAGTTCTTCGAAATGAACGACAGATATTTTGTCTGCAGAGCGCTGGATAACAGAATCGGAGGTTTCATGATTGCAGAAGTAGCAAGACTTTTAAAAGAAAATAAAAAATCTATCCCGTTCGGACTTTATATTACCAATTCTGTACAGGAAGAAGTAGGCTTATATGGTGCAGATATGATTGCTGACACCATCAAACCCAATATTGCTATTGTAACGGATGTTACCCACGACACCACCACTCCAATGATTGAAAAGAAGAAAGAAGGAGATCAGAAATGTGGTGCAGGACCGGTAGTATTTTTTGCTCCAAGTGTTCATCATACGATCAGAGAATTGATTATTGATACAGCAAAAACTAAAAAAATACCTTTCCAAAGAGCTGCTTCAAGTAGAGCTACAGGAACTGATACAGACGCTTTTGCACATTCCAACGGCGGAGTACCAAGTGCTTTAATTTCATTACCTTTGCGTTATATGCATACTACGGTAGAAATGGTCTCTAAAGAAGATGTAGGTAATGTCATCAAACTTATCTATGAAACAGTTCTTAAGATCAAACCGGAAATGAAACTGAAGTATCATTAA
- the rsgA gene encoding ribosome small subunit-dependent GTPase A, translating to MKGKIIKSTGSWYQVLELETNKIFEARIRGKFKLIKTRLTNPLAVGDFVEFQLEQDDIAWITKIEPRSNYLIRKSVNLSKEAHIIASNIDLACFIFTLKHPETSLGFLDRFLACCEAYNITPLILFNKIDVLHGEEIEIVKDIEFLYQEIGYQTLEISSYSRLNLDQLEEILKNKTSVFFGHSGCGKSTLVNALQPGLNLKTSEISDTHLKGKHTTTFAQMHFWDFGGNVIDTPGVREFAMIDIEKEEVQHYFPEIFKKREECKFHNCLHVNEPKCAVLDALETGEIQHSRYSTYIKLMDEAEEASQK from the coding sequence ATGAAAGGAAAAATCATTAAATCTACAGGCAGCTGGTACCAGGTTTTGGAATTGGAAACAAATAAAATTTTCGAGGCCAGAATCAGGGGGAAATTCAAATTAATAAAAACAAGGCTTACCAATCCACTTGCTGTAGGAGATTTTGTTGAGTTTCAACTGGAACAGGATGACATTGCCTGGATTACGAAAATTGAACCACGCTCCAATTACCTGATCAGAAAATCTGTAAACCTTTCAAAAGAAGCTCATATTATTGCTTCCAATATTGATTTGGCTTGTTTTATCTTTACTTTAAAGCATCCTGAAACATCCTTAGGATTTCTGGACAGATTTCTGGCATGTTGTGAAGCCTATAATATTACACCATTGATTCTTTTTAATAAGATTGATGTTCTCCATGGAGAAGAAATAGAAATTGTAAAAGATATAGAGTTTCTCTACCAGGAAATTGGATATCAGACACTGGAGATCTCTTCCTATTCAAGACTGAACCTTGATCAGCTGGAGGAAATCCTTAAAAATAAAACTTCAGTGTTCTTTGGGCACTCAGGTTGTGGGAAATCAACTCTGGTAAATGCTTTACAGCCTGGATTGAATTTAAAAACATCCGAAATTTCAGACACCCATCTTAAAGGAAAACATACAACAACTTTTGCACAGATGCACTTCTGGGATTTTGGCGGAAATGTGATCGATACCCCTGGTGTCCGTGAATTTGCCATGATCGATATTGAAAAAGAAGAAGTACAGCATTATTTCCCTGAGATTTTCAAAAAGAGAGAAGAATGCAAATTTCACAATTGCCTTCACGTGAATGAGCCGAAATGTGCCGTTCTTGATGCCCTTGAAACAGGCGAAATACAGCATTCGCGCTATTCTACTTATATTAAATTAATGGATGAGGCAGAAGAAGCTTCCCAGAAATAA
- a CDS encoding chorismate mutase, whose product MNLNDLKNEWIDGLTQPLMIAGPCSAESEAQMLETARRIKESNANVSVFRAGIWKPRTKPNGFEGVGVIGLNWLKKVKEEYGFKTATEVANAHHVFAALEADVDVLWIGARSTVNPFTVQEIAMALRGTDKPVFVKNPVNPDLALWIGALERLLGQDIKNLGVIHRGFSTYQKTKYRNNPNWQIALDFKSQFPNIPMLIDPSHICGNRTGLADITQEALNVGYQGAIIESHCNPDEAWSDASQQITPEVLADLIGNLKVRSSNLAGFEGEMGRHRTLISDLDFQLIELLSQRMKISEKIGKLKKENDIAIFQPERWKVITEYATQKAKETGMSQEFIEKVFKAIHEESIEVQNSIMIDKR is encoded by the coding sequence ATGAATTTAAATGATTTGAAAAATGAGTGGATCGATGGGCTTACACAGCCTCTAATGATCGCGGGACCATGTAGTGCGGAAAGTGAAGCTCAGATGCTTGAAACTGCAAGGAGAATTAAAGAATCCAATGCCAATGTATCCGTTTTCCGTGCAGGAATCTGGAAGCCTCGTACCAAACCAAATGGGTTTGAAGGAGTAGGAGTGATCGGTTTGAACTGGCTAAAAAAAGTAAAGGAAGAGTATGGTTTCAAAACAGCTACCGAAGTTGCTAATGCACACCACGTATTTGCCGCTCTGGAAGCAGATGTGGATGTTCTTTGGATCGGAGCCCGTTCTACAGTGAACCCATTTACAGTACAGGAAATTGCAATGGCTTTAAGAGGGACAGATAAACCTGTATTCGTGAAAAACCCTGTGAATCCGGATCTTGCATTATGGATCGGAGCATTGGAAAGACTCTTAGGTCAGGATATTAAAAACCTGGGGGTAATCCACAGAGGATTTTCAACATACCAGAAAACAAAATACAGAAACAACCCGAACTGGCAGATTGCCCTTGACTTCAAGAGCCAGTTTCCCAATATTCCAATGCTGATTGACCCTTCACATATCTGCGGAAACAGAACAGGTCTTGCTGATATCACTCAGGAAGCCCTTAACGTAGGATACCAGGGAGCAATCATTGAATCACACTGCAATCCTGATGAGGCGTGGAGTGATGCTTCTCAGCAGATTACTCCGGAAGTTCTTGCAGACCTTATTGGTAATCTGAAAGTAAGAAGCTCTAATCTTGCAGGTTTTGAAGGAGAAATGGGAAGACACAGAACTTTAATCTCAGACCTTGACTTCCAGTTAATTGAACTTCTTTCTCAAAGAATGAAAATTTCTGAAAAGATCGGTAAGCTTAAAAAGGAGAATGATATCGCGATCTTCCAGCCTGAACGTTGGAAAGTAATCACAGAATACGCTACTCAAAAAGCAAAAGAAACAGGAATGTCTCAGGAATTTATTGAAAAAGTATTTAAAGCAATTCACGAAGAATCTATTGAAGTTCAGAATAGCATTATGATCGATAAGAGATAA
- a CDS encoding alpha-L-fucosidase: MKSSLIKAVFLGLTLSAHSIDAQVQTVDNSKKMEWFKNAKLGIFIHWGIYSVNGISESWSFFNNYINHENYMKQLNGFSASKYQPEQWVNLIKESGAKYAVITTKHHDGVSLWNSKAEKATTIPEQSLAKKDVLSPFVTALKNSGLKTGLYFSLPDWSHPYYDINTRTKKRYEIKDDPKRWQNFISYYQSQLNELSSQYSPDLLWFDGDWEHTSEEWKATQTLDLLKKYNSNIIINSRLNTHGDYDTPEQGIPVVPPQNPYWELCYTMNDSWGYQPYDKTYKTPNMIVRTLADVISMGGNLLLDIGPRSDGTIPEEQIEILKNLGRWTSKNQHAVYETTRGIPFENYKGKSSLSTTKKSLFLYLEEAKNFTKIYGLETKPISVKIIGDPSAVIKTDYNAEKTLTLNFSNVKFDKDVTVVELTFYTPPVFLKDFKKENHSLAEILDHKNTQEAVYNIANTLYNGPNLPTSSGLTSDGLDMKIKKTPNTNQETLQWISKHAEALYETEKGLPDGHYSGMSALSKDKQTLYLFVEGTPTGPIALKGIKNEIARIRVAGEGTMLSHTIYNKLYWSARPGIIYIDIPKEKLDKQMTVIAVLLNKPLELYRENVGAIENNL, encoded by the coding sequence ATGAAAAGCAGTCTGATTAAAGCTGTTTTCCTGGGGTTGACGTTATCTGCTCATAGTATCGACGCGCAGGTTCAAACAGTTGACAACAGCAAGAAAATGGAATGGTTTAAAAATGCCAAACTGGGTATTTTTATTCATTGGGGAATCTACTCCGTGAATGGAATTTCCGAATCATGGTCATTTTTCAACAATTATATTAATCACGAAAATTACATGAAGCAGCTGAATGGTTTTTCAGCTTCAAAATATCAGCCGGAACAATGGGTAAACCTTATTAAAGAATCCGGAGCAAAATACGCTGTTATTACAACCAAACACCATGACGGGGTTTCATTGTGGAATTCTAAGGCTGAAAAAGCGACCACGATTCCAGAACAGTCTTTGGCTAAGAAAGATGTTTTAAGTCCTTTTGTCACCGCTTTGAAAAATTCAGGATTAAAAACCGGGCTTTATTTCTCTTTGCCGGATTGGAGCCATCCTTATTATGACATCAACACCCGGACAAAAAAACGGTACGAAATAAAAGATGATCCAAAACGATGGCAGAATTTCATCAGTTATTATCAAAGCCAGCTTAATGAACTTTCTTCGCAGTACTCGCCTGACCTTCTTTGGTTCGATGGAGATTGGGAACATACTTCCGAGGAATGGAAAGCTACTCAGACTCTGGATCTGCTTAAGAAATACAATTCCAATATCATTATCAATTCAAGGCTCAACACTCATGGGGATTATGATACTCCTGAACAGGGAATTCCTGTCGTTCCGCCACAAAATCCATACTGGGAGCTATGTTATACTATGAATGATTCCTGGGGATACCAACCCTACGATAAAACTTATAAAACACCCAATATGATTGTCAGAACTCTGGCAGACGTGATCAGTATGGGAGGAAATCTTCTGCTTGACATCGGACCCAGATCAGATGGTACTATTCCCGAGGAACAGATTGAAATTCTGAAAAATCTTGGCCGCTGGACTTCCAAAAATCAGCATGCCGTTTATGAAACAACACGTGGTATTCCTTTTGAAAATTATAAAGGAAAGTCTTCTTTATCCACCACAAAAAAATCTTTATTTCTTTATCTGGAGGAAGCCAAAAACTTCACAAAGATTTATGGACTGGAAACAAAACCTATCTCGGTAAAAATTATCGGAGATCCTTCTGCTGTCATCAAAACAGACTACAATGCTGAAAAAACACTTACATTGAATTTTTCCAATGTAAAATTTGACAAAGATGTCACCGTTGTGGAGCTTACTTTTTATACACCACCTGTATTTCTGAAAGATTTTAAGAAAGAAAATCATTCGCTCGCAGAAATTCTGGATCATAAAAACACACAGGAAGCAGTCTATAATATTGCCAACACCCTATATAACGGTCCTAATCTCCCAACTTCTTCAGGGCTAACCAGTGATGGTCTTGATATGAAAATCAAAAAAACACCCAACACCAATCAGGAAACCCTGCAATGGATAAGTAAGCATGCGGAAGCACTTTATGAAACTGAAAAAGGGTTACCGGATGGGCATTATTCAGGAATGAGTGCACTGTCAAAAGATAAACAAACTCTTTATCTTTTTGTGGAAGGAACACCTACAGGCCCTATTGCCCTTAAAGGAATAAAAAATGAGATTGCAAGAATCAGAGTTGCGGGAGAAGGCACGATGCTCTCACACACCATTTACAACAAACTGTACTGGAGTGCCAGGCCGGGAATTATTTATATTGATATTCCAAAGGAAAAGCTTGACAAGCAAATGACTGTCATTGCGGTGTTACTTAATAAACCTCTTGAGCTCTACAGAGAAAATGTGGGTGCCATTGAAAACAATCTTTAA